From the Brevibacillus choshinensis genome, one window contains:
- a CDS encoding NIPSNAP family protein has product MVTCYLKYVIDPYQVDVFEEYAKMWIPLVNKFGGQHHGYFLPHEGANNIAYALFSFPSLAEYEDYRKKILVDEDCKKAFILAEQTKCIISFERSFLRPVLE; this is encoded by the coding sequence ATGGTCACTTGTTATTTGAAATATGTTATCGATCCATACCAGGTTGATGTTTTTGAAGAGTATGCAAAAATGTGGATTCCTCTCGTTAATAAGTTTGGTGGACAGCATCATGGTTATTTTCTACCTCATGAAGGGGCAAATAACATCGCCTATGCCCTTTTCAGTTTCCCAAGTTTGGCTGAATACGAAGATTACCGAAAGAAAATCCTTGTCGATGAAGATTGCAAGAAAGCCTTTATCCTTGCCGAGCAAACGAAGTGCATTATCAGTTTTGAAAGAAGTTTCCTACGCCCGGTTCTTGAATAA